The Streptomyces fungicidicus nucleotide sequence CGTCCGCCGGGACGGGAGCGGCGGTGACGGGGGCTGGTGGCGCCGGGGCGGCTGCCCCCTCCAGGACGGGGGGCGCGGGGTAGAGCTCGGCGAGCTTGTTCATCAACCGCGCGTACGCCTCACGCTCCGGGCCCCGCGGCTCGACCGTCTTCCTGACCGACTCCCAGCCGGACACCGTGGCCCGGCGCACCTTCAGCGCGGCGGCCACTTCGTCCAGTGTCAGACCGTGGGCGACCCGCAGCCGCTTGCGCTCCTCGGCGGGCGGGAGGGACGAGCGGGACGCCACCAACGCGTCGACGGCGTCGAACAACTCGGACATGCAACACCTCCTGACCGGCACTCTATCCAGTGAACCGTACACACAGCGCATATTGCGCGTACAAACCACGTACGATTTACGGCGAAGGGGATCAGGTAGCGCTCTCGTCCGGCTTGTCGAGGAGGGCCAACTCCTGCTCGGTCAGGCGCAGGCTTCCGGCGGCGATGTTCTCCGCGAGGTGTGCCGTGTTCGTGGTGCCGGGAATGACCAGCACGTGCGGACCGCGGTGGAGGGTCCAGGCAAGCCGTATCTGGGCCGGCGTCGCACCATGGGCGCGGGCGACGGAGTGGACGCGCGCGTCGTGCTCCCGGTCTGCGGCTGCCTCGCGCCGCAGACCGGAAACCGTGAAGAACGAGACGAAGGCGATGTCCTGCTCCCGGCACAGGTCCACCAGCCCGCTCTCGTCGGCGCGGCGCCAGTCCAGGCCGTAGGAGTTCTGCACGCAGACCACGGGCGCGATCGTTCGGGCCTCGGCCACGTGCTCGGGCATGACGGCGGAGAGCCCAAGGTGCCGGATCAGGCCGGCCTCGCGCAGTTCGGCGAGGGCTCCGAAGTGCTCGGCGATCGAGGCCGTACCGGGGCCGTTGGCGCGCAGGTTCACCACGTCCAAGTGGTCCCGGCCGAGCTGGCGCAGGTTCTCCTCGACCTGGCCGCGCAGTTGGTCGGGGCGGGCCATGCCAAGCCACTCGCCGGCGGGATCGCGTGCCGGGCCGACCTTCGTCACCACGACCACGTCGCCGTGCCAGGACGCGAGGGCGCGGTTGACGAGTTCGTTCGCGGACCGCAGCGGCGAGAAGTAGAAGGCGGCCGTGTCGATGTGGTTGACACCCTGCTCGAACGCGCGGTGCAGCAGGCCGACGGCGAGGTCGCGGTCGATCGGCGCGCCGTCGGAGTTCCCCCTCATGCCGTTGCCCGTCAGCCGCATCGCGCCGTAGCCGATGCGATTCACCTCCAGGTCTCCGAGCTTCCAGGTGCCTGCTGCCGCCGCTGTGCTCACCGTGCTTCTTCGCGCGTCGATCCGTCAGACCCTGGAGTATGGGCCCGGAACGGTGGGCTACGACAGTTCGAAGGGCTGAACGGAATGTCACATCTCCCTCAGGAACTCGGCTTCGTCGCACGGTCGTTGACTCATGCGACGGAACACGGTTCAGCCGCCTTCCCCTGGATCAGCGGTCGACTTCGAGGTTCGCCGGATGGACCCCGGGCGCCGGCGACCGCCAGGGCCCGGCCGGTGGGAGGGACCCACCGGCCGGGCCGGGCGTCCCGTCAGGCGAACGGGATGGTGAGGACGGAGCCCGCGCCCACCTGGAGGGTGGAGGGGCCGTTGCCCAGTGCGCTCCAGACCTCCACGCGGACGGTGCCGCCGTCCAGGTCGCCCAGGGCGCCCGAGGCGGAGTGCAGGCCCTGCCGGGCCGCCGAGTACTCCTCCCAGCCGGGGACCGGGTCGGTGGCGAAGTAGCGGAACGTCTCGACGCGCTCGAACGTGCCGTCGCCGGTCAGGTCGTACGACACCCGGGCCTGCTGGGCGTGGCCGACGGAGCTGCCCGCGTCCACCTTGAAGGTGAAGGCGGTTGAGGAGCCCGACTTCAGGGTGCCGTTCACGTTCTCGACCTCGTAGACGAGCGGGTTCTTCGGGGTTCCGTCGTTGTTGGTGCCTCCGGCGGAGGGGATGGTGTCGGAGGAACCGGTCGCGGCCGCCTCGGTGGCGAGCCCGCCGCCCGACTGCGGGTAGAACGTGTCGCCGGTGACCGGCGGGGTGCCGGCCGTGGTCACCTTCAGCGTGCCGCTCGCCGGGCCGGTCTGGCCGGCTGTGTCGCGGGCCTTGACGCTGTAGGAGTACTCGGTGCCGGGCGTCAGTCCGGTGTCGGTGTGCGTGGTGCCGGTGACGGTGGCGACCTTGGTGCTACCGCGGAAGACGTCGTAGTCCTTGACGCCCTTGTCGTCCGTCGCCGCCCCCCAGGTCAGCTCGACGGAGGTACTGGTGACCTCGCCGGCGACCGGGGTGCCGGGCGCGCCGGGCGGCTGGTCACGCGTGCCGGTGGTGGTGACCGTCACGGTGTCGCTGGGCGGGCCGACCTGGCTGGAGGTGTCACGGGCCCTGACCTTGTAGGTGTACTCGGTTCCCGAGGCCAGCCCGGTGTCCGTGTAGGTGGTGCCGTCGACTGTGGCGACCTTGTCGTCGCCGCGGTAGACGTCGTAGTCCTTGATGCCGAGGTCGTCCGTCGCCGCCTCCCAGGTCAGCTCGACGGAGTCGTCGGTGATGTCGCCGGCGACCGGGGTGCCGGGCGCGCTGGGCCTGTCGTCACCGGGGGCGCCGCACAGCGTGCCGAGCTCGGTGTCGTCGCCCGCTCCGGACGCGGTCGACTTCGCCGGGACGTTGAGCACGCCGCCGTCGGAGAAGAGGACCGAGCACTCCTCGGCGCCGTAGTTGTGCGCGGCGTAGGTCTTGGTGCCGTTCTTGTCGAAGACGGTGGCCGTCGGCGAGTTGGCCGTGACGGTCATGTCCGGGGCGCCGAGGGAGTTCATCGTGGAGACCCAGTGGTAGGTGTGGGCCTTGGTCTCGCCGGCCTCGGGGACGTACCCGCCGTTCCACTGGTTCCAGTACTGCATGGCCTTGGCCGGGTCGTAGAGTGCCTGGACCTGCCAGAAGATGTCCTTCCACTCGACGGCCGGGCCGCCGTTCTCCTTCTCCATCTCGGTCACGCTGCGGCGCAGCATGTCCTTCTCGCGGGCCAGGTGCAGGGAACCGCCGGTCATGGGGAGGAAGTTGATGCCGTGGATCTCCTCGGGGTTGGCGGTCCACCAGGTGGCGTAGGCGCCGCCGCTGCTCCAGACCATGCCCACGACGTCGTGGGTGAAGTCCTCGGGGTAGACCTGCTGGTCGGCGTCGAACCAGTACTGCGCGATCGACTCCGACTCGGTCATCATCATGTAGACGCCCTGGTCACGCAGCGCCTTGTCGCCCGTCGCCGAGCCCCACATGATCAGGCCGGCGCTGAGGTTGATCGACTCCGAGGAGGACTCCTGGTTGTTGCCGGCGGCGAAGGCCTCGTGACCGGCGGCCCAGCTGTGACCGGCGTAGGCGTCGAAGCCGCGCAGGAACGGGTACTTGGAGTCGTCCCTGGCCGGGTTGGCGGCGTCCTTGATGAGTTCCTTCACCATGCCGCCCCACT carries:
- a CDS encoding glycosyl hydrolase encodes the protein MRFRRPLALLSAAAVAAGGLVATVGSGVASAATIEVGKGSYSDVRPAGRQGPSNNGGQAVKPKVTQAMADTPVPTNDWWSSLAFQRFAANPWSENMYGHPLTYKAVAGGLEVGYPTDHEIVGGGRQYEFAHEADLTLGVAGLNSPDAKADGWSDWTVSPYWSDGARTLRTTIGHGMPYVYAEGTGGAAQIKAAAPPTVFADQGNVLGVTISGHDYALFAPSSSDWTVSGNEIRADLGSKDYFSLAVLPSKDALADYEKYAFSFVTGSTVDWEYRERAGEVEATYSLITEPKEGTEKGTLQALYRHQWLHTSDPLTDYSYVSSRGEMKVREGTSFTTVQKVNGVLPGLPSAAGVDKAKLKTYINDVLTQGDPFSGAIDTYWTGKALGKLAQLVPIADQIGDTASRDKLIELIEGRMEEWFTVGGASEFSYDKDWRTLIGYPASYGSDQELNDHHFHYSYYVMAAAIVAQYDPQWAADSEWGGMVKELIKDAANPARDDSKYPFLRGFDAYAGHSWAAGHEAFAAGNNQESSSESINLSAGLIMWGSATGDKALRDQGVYMMMTESESIAQYWFDADQQVYPEDFTHDVVGMVWSSGGAYATWWTANPEEIHGINFLPMTGGSLHLAREKDMLRRSVTEMEKENGGPAVEWKDIFWQVQALYDPAKAMQYWNQWNGGYVPEAGETKAHTYHWVSTMNSLGAPDMTVTANSPTATVFDKNGTKTYAAHNYGAEECSVLFSDGGVLNVPAKSTASGAGDDTELGTLCGAPGDDRPSAPGTPVAGDITDDSVELTWEAATDDLGIKDYDVYRGDDKVATVDGTTYTDTGLASGTEYTYKVRARDTSSQVGPPSDTVTVTTTGTRDQPPGAPGTPVAGEVTSTSVELTWGAATDDKGVKDYDVFRGSTKVATVTGTTHTDTGLTPGTEYSYSVKARDTAGQTGPASGTLKVTTAGTPPVTGDTFYPQSGGGLATEAAATGSSDTIPSAGGTNNDGTPKNPLVYEVENVNGTLKSGSSTAFTFKVDAGSSVGHAQQARVSYDLTGDGTFERVETFRYFATDPVPGWEEYSAARQGLHSASGALGDLDGGTVRVEVWSALGNGPSTLQVGAGSVLTIPFA
- a CDS encoding aldo/keto reductase: MSTAAAAGTWKLGDLEVNRIGYGAMRLTGNGMRGNSDGAPIDRDLAVGLLHRAFEQGVNHIDTAAFYFSPLRSANELVNRALASWHGDVVVVTKVGPARDPAGEWLGMARPDQLRGQVEENLRQLGRDHLDVVNLRANGPGTASIAEHFGALAELREAGLIRHLGLSAVMPEHVAEARTIAPVVCVQNSYGLDWRRADESGLVDLCREQDIAFVSFFTVSGLRREAAADREHDARVHSVARAHGATPAQIRLAWTLHRGPHVLVIPGTTNTAHLAENIAAGSLRLTEQELALLDKPDESAT